In Gimesia panareensis, the genomic window CAGCCGACTGTCCGCTCCCTGCTGAGACGATCCGGGCAGGAACCCGGGTACGCCCATCGACACTTTTTCGGTCGGCTGATCGTACTGCCCCCGATTCAGAATGAACGTCTCCCGTGGCTTCTTGGCCGTGTTCATGACCATTGTCTCAAACGACTCGGTCAGCATCTTGCGGCGCTCTTTGAGATTCTCCCGCTGATATCGCAGGTTCTCAAGTTCAGGGGCGATCCCGCTATAGTAAGCTTTCAGAGCCGCCGTTTGTTTCGCATTTCGCTGCTTCGCATCTGTGGACAGGATCTGCTGAATCTCTTCAGGAACGGTGGTCCCGTCATCGGTACCGGTCATCCCGAACACTTTGTAATCGCCGGCCATCAATGCCTCACGTCCGCCAAACTTTCCGCCCCCCCAGACCAGCATGACCGTCACATACTTCGAGTCCTTTGTGTGGTAGGGTTTATCGAACGTCACCGTCAGATGCTGCTGTTGTTTGTTTTCCGGTGCGGGAGACCAGCCGTTATGATCCCGCGGATCCAGGCAGTCCGCCGCCGGGTAATCCGGATGGGATCGGCTCGCGGTAATCTTCGCGACGTTCAACATCGCATACAGGTCCAGTTGATCGGAAGGAATCGCGGTCCCTGAGGCAGCGAAGCTGGTCAGGATGAAGCCCCCCGGAAACGACTCTTTCTTACCATGACCGATTCCGCCCTCAGGCAGTTTTTCGTTTGGATAAAAGACAATCCGCAGACCGTCCAGCTTGTCGACATCCGGGCCGACTTTCAGAGAAATCGAAGGTGAACGCCCGCTGGCTGCCAGCGCCAGAATGTGTCCGTCATCGCTGACTTCAAACGCACTCCGCGTATTCGGATCGGAAACCTTGACTACATCCAGTTCATGCAGTTTCAGTCCCGCACCCCGCTCTGCCAGTTCCTGTTTCGTACGGGCCTCCCAGGCGGCCAGCTGCGATTCATCCGGATGAGCAAGTGCCTGCTCCAGCTGCGCCAGTTCCTGATCAATTGATTTCAGTTCTTCCTTCGCAAATGAGAGCTCGGTCTTCACGGCCAGCTTCGGACCGGCGTTGATTCCGCTGTTCCCGTCCAGCCCGCGATCGTCCAGGCGATTGAAATACGCATAGAACTGGTAAAAGTCCTTCATCGTGATCGGGTCGTATTTGTGATTGTGACACTGGGCACAGCCCATCGTCAGTCCCAGGAAGACTTCCGACGTCGTCTTCACCCGGTCGACCGTGTAGTTGACCAGGTTCTCTTCAGGAATCGTCCCCCCTTCGTGCGTAATCATGTGATTACGGTTGAAGCCCGTCGCCACTTGCTGCCAGGGCGTCGCATTCGGTAACAGGTCACCGGCAATCTGTTCGGTAATGAATTCGTTGTACGGTTTATTCTTGTGAAACGCATCGATCACCCAGTCCCGCCAGAGCCACATGTGGCGGCCCCCATCAATCGAGTAACCGTTCGTGTCCGCATAACGAGCCAGGTCGAGCCATTTCAGCGTCATCCGCTCGGCATACTCAGGCGTTTCCAGGAGGCGATCAATCAGTTTCTCGTAAGCCATTGGATCTTTGGAATTCACAAACGCGTCCACTTCCTCCGCAGTGGGAGGCAGCCCCAGCAGATCCAGGTAGAGCCGACGCACCAGGGTCCGGCGGTCTGCTTCCGGGGAGGGTTTGAGTCCTTCTTTTTCGAGCCGCGACAGTACGAAGTAATCGATCTCATTCCGCGGCCAGTCGGCCTGTTTGACTTTCGGCAGCTTCGCACGTTCCGGTTTGACGTACGCCCAGTGTTCGTGCCACTCGGCTCCCGATTTCACCCAGCGTTTAATCAACTCGATCTCTTCCGGCTTGAGAGACTTCCCCGAATCCGCGGGCGGCATCTTCATATCATCATCTGTCGAGACAATCCGTTCGATCAGGGCACTCTCTTTCAGCTGGCCCGGCACAATCGCGGACGCAAACGCCCCCGCTTTCGTATCCAGTCGCAGGTCGGCCTCGCGATGTTTCTCATCGGGTCCATGACAGAAGAAACAGTTGTTGGACAGAATCGGACGGATATCGCGATTGAAATCGATGCCCGCTTCGTCCGTACCTGTTTCGGCTGAGGTCGCCGGTTTCGACTTCGGATCGGCCTCGGCAAACAGTGACAGACAGGTGACGCCGACCGCCAGTACGAGCAGCCCGCTT contains:
- a CDS encoding PSD1 and planctomycete cytochrome C domain-containing protein, which translates into the protein MRSLMLRSGLLVLAVGVTCLSLFAEADPKSKPATSAETGTDEAGIDFNRDIRPILSNNCFFCHGPDEKHREADLRLDTKAGAFASAIVPGQLKESALIERIVSTDDDMKMPPADSGKSLKPEEIELIKRWVKSGAEWHEHWAYVKPERAKLPKVKQADWPRNEIDYFVLSRLEKEGLKPSPEADRRTLVRRLYLDLLGLPPTAEEVDAFVNSKDPMAYEKLIDRLLETPEYAERMTLKWLDLARYADTNGYSIDGGRHMWLWRDWVIDAFHKNKPYNEFITEQIAGDLLPNATPWQQVATGFNRNHMITHEGGTIPEENLVNYTVDRVKTTSEVFLGLTMGCAQCHNHKYDPITMKDFYQFYAYFNRLDDRGLDGNSGINAGPKLAVKTELSFAKEELKSIDQELAQLEQALAHPDESQLAAWEARTKQELAERGAGLKLHELDVVKVSDPNTRSAFEVSDDGHILALAASGRSPSISLKVGPDVDKLDGLRIVFYPNEKLPEGGIGHGKKESFPGGFILTSFAASGTAIPSDQLDLYAMLNVAKITASRSHPDYPAADCLDPRDHNGWSPAPENKQQQHLTVTFDKPYHTKDSKYVTVMLVWGGGKFGGREALMAGDYKVFGMTGTDDGTTVPEEIQQILSTDAKQRNAKQTAALKAYYSGIAPELENLRYQRENLKERRKMLTESFETMVMNTAKKPRETFILNRGQYDQPTEKVSMGVPGFLPGSSQQGADSRLALAQWLTSRENPLVTRVAVNRFWEMLFGQGIVSTSADFGSQGDPPTHPRLLDWLAVEFYESGWDVKHIVKKILMSATYRQSSVGTPELWKRDPQNRLLARGARFRLQAEAIRDATLKVSGLLVERVGGASVNPYQPEGLWREVSHYGSSPATAQVFVQDHGEKLYRRSMYTYWKRTVPPPNMQTFDAPNREVCLVSRARTNTPLQSLVLLNDVQFVEASRKFAERIMKEGGTSPEERITFAFREALGRPPAEWELKTTLAAYQRELKNYQSAPDAARSLLSQGESACDASLAPEEVAAWTTVGSMLFNTYEFMTRG